ATGCGCCAGCGCTTCCGCTGGTCCTTCGGCATCCTTCAGGCCATCTGGAAGCACCGCAGCGCATTCACCAAGCACAAGGCGCTGGGCTTCTTCGCGCTCCCAAATACGCTGATCTTCCAGATTCTGCTGCCGCTGGTCTCGCCCCTTATTGATTTGATGTTCGTCGTCGGCATACTGAGCTACTACGTCGACAAGCACTTCCACCCCATCACCACGTCATCGGCCAGCCTCGACAAGCTGATCATCTTCTTCCTCGCCTTCCTGATGATCGATTTCGTTACCTCCGCGCTCGCTTTCGCGCTCGAACGAAGACATCCGGCGAGCAAGGGCGATGGCTGGCTGCTCTTCCATATCTGGATTCAGCGCTTCACCTACAGGCAGGTCTTTTCGGTCGTATTGTTCAAAACCATCAAGCGCGCCATCGACGGCAAGCCCTTCAACTGGGACAAGCTAGAGCGTACCGCCAAGATGTCCAAAGCTACCGAAAAGCTGACCGAGGACGACCCCGCCCACTAAGCTCGTCTAACGTCAGCTAATCACCAGGCTCCGTCATCTCAACCGAAGCTGCGCAGCGTCATCGCGCGGCGCAGTAGAGAGACCGCTCTTGCCTGTTCTTTAGCAATTACGAGTGAAAGCCGTTCCAGACCATCACCCCGGACAGCACAATCACGATGACGGTAGTAAGCCACGCCATGGCATTGAACCAGCGGCTGTTTGTATACGTTCCCATCAGCTCATGCTTGTTGATCAGCCGCAGCATGAAGATCAGCACAATGGGCAGCAGAACGCCGTTCAGTACCTGCGACAGAATGCTGAATTTAACCAATGGAAAGTTCGGTATCAGGACAATGGCTGCGCCGCCCGCCAGTAGCAGCGTGTAGAACCCATAAAAGAAACGAGCATCCTTGAAGCTCTTATCCAGCCCACTCTCCAGCCCAAGCCCTTCGCACACCGTATAAGCAGTCGAAAGCGGAAGGATCGACGCCGCAAACAACGATGCGTTGAAGAGCCCCGCGGCAAACAGGATAAACGCATACTGGCCGGCCAGCGGCTTCATCGCTCCAGCAGCATCGGCAGGATCGACGATATTGCGGATACCATGCGCGAACAAAGTCGCCGCGCAGGCCACGACGATGAACCACGCCACAAGGTCGGTAAAGAAGGAGCCAACGATCACGTCCAGCCGCGAGGCCTTGTACTGGCGTACATTGATTCCCTTCTCAACAATCGTGGACTGCAAATAGAACTGCATCCATGGACTGATCGTGGTGCCGATAATGCCGACCGTCATGTAGACATACAGCTTGTCGTGCCATACGCCGCGAGTGGGCAGCTTCACCGTCTCAACCAGCGCGAGATGCCAGTCCGGGCCGCTGAGAACACCGGCCGCAATATACGCGATGTAGAAGACGCTGGCGATGAGAAAGACTTTTTCGACGCTCTTGTAGTCGCCTTTGATCACAAGAATCCAAACCAGAAAAGCACACGCCGGAACGCTGACGTACTTGCTGATATGGAAGAGCTGCATGCTGCCCGCAATGCCGGAGAACTCCGCGATCACATTGCCGAAGTTGACTACAACCAGCAGGACCAGCATCAGGAAGGTCATGCGCAGGCCGAACTCTTCGCGGATCAGGTCGCTGAGTCCCTTGCCCGTCACCACGCCCATGCGCGCGCACATCTCCTGCACGATGATTAGCGCAAGCGTAATCGGAATCATCGTCCACAGCAGCGTGTAGCCGAACTGCGCGCCTGACTGCGAATAGGTGAGAATGCCGCCCGCATCGTTATCGACGTTCGCGGTGATGAAGCCCGGACCGAGCACAGCCAAAAAGAGGATGAGGCTCGTTCTCCATCTGCGCCAGGATGTCATGCCTGCCCCCACCTTTTATTAATTGCCCAGCTAATTGACTGTTACTGATCGTAAGGCTTACCAACCGCCCAGGAGTATCCACCCGCGGCGCACAACTTCAATCGTCTTCTCAGGCTAAATCAAAGGCCGGATAAATCCGACCATCAGGCTCGATTAGTACGCAAACGATTAACAACGCCCTGTGCGCGCTCGACAATCAGCTCCATCTGGCGATCGTTATGGTAGCCATCGCGCAACGCACGTCTCTGCCCCGCTGCGGCGATCCGCTGCCGAGCAGCTTCGTCCGGCAGATAGCGGCGAATCTTCTCCAGCAGCTCATCGTACGACGAGAAAAAGACCGCCTCCTCGTCTTCACGGAAGCGTTGCAGGTGCCCCTCCGACCTCTCGGCCAGCAGAAAGCCGCCGCACCCTGCGATCTCGAAGCTCTTGTGCACGAACTCGTCCAGGTTCGAGTGCGTAATAAAGCTGAGATTGATCTTCGAGCGCCAGATGGCCTCGCGGTACTGCTGCCGGTAGAGCTCGCCCTCGCGGTAGAGGCGATGGAACGGTTCCTCGCCCAGCGCCCGCCTCCATTGCCGATCGTTGCCCGAGATCACCACCTGAAACTCGTTCAGCTTCGATAACCGGTCGAGCGTCTCGGCACGGTTGTCGTACGGCGTTCCGACAAACGAGACCTCGCGGTTGCGGTTCGCATCCGACCAGTCGTCAGGCGGCGGATACTGAACCGTAGGCTCATATGCAGTCTGAATCTTGATGACGTCACGCGCACCGCGCTCGCGGTAGTCGAGGATGTTTTTATCCCGCTGCACCACATGCAGGTCATAGTGCGGAATGTCCTTCATGTAGAGCCGCCAGCCGGGGTCCTGCCGCGGCCCAAAGGGGTTGTCGATCATATAGCTGACCGATGCAATGCCCATCGCACGGATGCGGTCGAGCGTTTTGGGGCGCATCGAGAGCAGCTTGTCCGTCCATAGCAGGTCGGGCTTTTCTGCGGCAGCGATCTTCAGCAGATCGCGGTTCAGCTTAGTCACCATCGGCCCGGTGGCAAGGCGAAAAAACACCTTGCGCGCAAAATCATTGGCGTACTGGTAGTCATAGGTATTAATCGGAATGACTTCGTGACCCAGCCGATTCAGCGCCCAGAGGCGATAGAGCGAGGTATCGTTTGGGCTCAGGCCGGCGGCATAGAGAATCTTCATCGAAAACGGAGTCTTCCTGATCGTTGGCTTTGTTTAATTTTAGTGGTTCGCACGCAACAGCGCGATCACCTGCTCGGCGTGAACAACCCCCACCAGCCGTTTTTCACTATCCAGCACAGGCAGCGAGCGCAGATTGTACTTATCAAATAGCTCGGCCACCTTGCGGCCATTTGCGTCGATATCGCAGGCGACCACATGGCCCTGCGGCAACTCGGTTAACAGCGCATCCGGCGCTGCCAGCAGCAATTGGACCACGGAGATCAGACTGGCAATCCTTCCCTCTTCATCCAGAAGATAGATGTCGGTAACAATCTCGATGTCGCCTTCGAACTCGCGCAACGCAGCAATCGCGTCCGCCAGCCGCGCTGTCGCGGGCAAGGCAATATAGTCGGTCGTCATGCGCCCGGCAGCCGAGTCTCCTGAAAACTCCAGAAGCTCCTCGACCTCCTGCCTCTCCTCCGGCTCCATCTCGCCGAGAATCTCTTCAGACTTCTCTTCCGGCAGCTCAGAGAGCAGATCGGCGGCAGCTCCAGGGTCCATCTCCTCGACGATGTCGGCAATCTGGCCCGAATCGAGCGACTCGATCAGCGCCTGCTGCATCTTCGGCTTTACCTCTTCCAGAGCCTCAGCGGCGATCTCTTCATTCAGGCTAATAAACAACGCCTGGCGCTCAGCAGGCGCAAGTTCTTCGAGAATGTCCGCGATATCGGAGGGGTGCATCTGCGAGAGACGGTTCTGCTCGATCTTGAGCTTGACCCTGCGCGCAGGATCGCGGTCGATCAGGTCGACAAAATCCCACGGGATCAGGCTGGGATTGAAGCGCGCTGCGATACGTTCCGCAGCAGCAGAGGGCAGCCCCTTCAAGAGGCGGCGAATCGCGCCACGCAGGCCAACCTCAACCTCAACGATGCGCAGCGATAGCTCCGAGCCATTCTCGT
This region of Edaphobacter dinghuensis genomic DNA includes:
- a CDS encoding Nramp family divalent metal transporter, translating into MTSWRRWRTSLILFLAVLGPGFITANVDNDAGGILTYSQSGAQFGYTLLWTMIPITLALIIVQEMCARMGVVTGKGLSDLIREEFGLRMTFLMLVLLVVVNFGNVIAEFSGIAGSMQLFHISKYVSVPACAFLVWILVIKGDYKSVEKVFLIASVFYIAYIAAGVLSGPDWHLALVETVKLPTRGVWHDKLYVYMTVGIIGTTISPWMQFYLQSTIVEKGINVRQYKASRLDVIVGSFFTDLVAWFIVVACAATLFAHGIRNIVDPADAAGAMKPLAGQYAFILFAAGLFNASLFAASILPLSTAYTVCEGLGLESGLDKSFKDARFFYGFYTLLLAGGAAIVLIPNFPLVKFSILSQVLNGVLLPIVLIFMLRLINKHELMGTYTNSRWFNAMAWLTTVIVIVLSGVMVWNGFHS
- a CDS encoding CgeB family protein produces the protein MKILYAAGLSPNDTSLYRLWALNRLGHEVIPINTYDYQYANDFARKVFFRLATGPMVTKLNRDLLKIAAAEKPDLLWTDKLLSMRPKTLDRIRAMGIASVSYMIDNPFGPRQDPGWRLYMKDIPHYDLHVVQRDKNILDYRERGARDVIKIQTAYEPTVQYPPPDDWSDANRNREVSFVGTPYDNRAETLDRLSKLNEFQVVISGNDRQWRRALGEEPFHRLYREGELYRQQYREAIWRSKINLSFITHSNLDEFVHKSFEIAGCGGFLLAERSEGHLQRFREDEEAVFFSSYDELLEKIRRYLPDEAARQRIAAAGQRRALRDGYHNDRQMELIVERAQGVVNRLRTNRA
- a CDS encoding magnesium transporter MgtE N-terminal domain-containing protein, whose protein sequence is MTKLNKRTSVSALMGASVVDDQGALYGRVREFVVAPEIATSQVHGLVLKRPDARRGDQPSLVLITDLKLTPRNEMQLREGVLPAALREDESQLMLERDLLDQQIIDVHGRKVVRVNDVDLLWESSHENGSELSLRIVEVEVGLRGAIRRLLKGLPSAAAERIAARFNPSLIPWDFVDLIDRDPARRVKLKIEQNRLSQMHPSDIADILEELAPAERQALFISLNEEIAAEALEEVKPKMQQALIESLDSGQIADIVEEMDPGAAADLLSELPEEKSEEILGEMEPEERQEVEELLEFSGDSAAGRMTTDYIALPATARLADAIAALREFEGDIEIVTDIYLLDEEGRIASLISVVQLLLAAPDALLTELPQGHVVACDIDANGRKVAELFDKYNLRSLPVLDSEKRLVGVVHAEQVIALLRANH